The following coding sequences are from one Schizosaccharomyces osmophilus chromosome 1, complete sequence window:
- the tif306 gene encoding translation initiation factor eIF3f produces the protein MVLEAKHALHLGKPYSKAGPVHAVIEPSVLFSILDDSTRRSENNQRVIGTLLGIRSEDGREIEVKSCFAVPHNESSEQVEVEMEYHRAMYHLHLKANPREVVVGWYATSSDLDAFSALIQNLYASPPEQGSPALGTYPHPCIHLTVDTDVSTPLSIQTYLSSPVGITEKLADSCAFVPTPYSIRDNEAIRSGLKAVAAPKNDPSRIAGLFTDLQQLKRSTLEVLSMIERVSDYVQNVIDGSSPANVAVGRYLVRCLSLVPSIEGQEFEKIFSSHLQDVLVVVYLANTLRTQIDVASRLNVLP, from the coding sequence atggtTTTAGAGGCAAAACATGCACTTCATTTGGGAAAGCCATATTCTAAGGCAGGCCCTGTTCACGCTGTAATTGAACCTTccgttttgttttccatcCTTGATGATTCTACTAGAAGAAGTGAAAACAATCAAAGAGTGATCGGAACTTTGTTAGGAATTCGCTCTGAAGATGGTCGCGAAATTGAAGTGAAGAGTTGTTTTGCTGTCCCTCACAATGAGAGCAGCGAACAAGTTGAAGTAGAAATGGAATATCACAGAGCTATGTACCACTTGCACTTGAAGGCTAATCCCCGTGAAGTAGTGGTGGGTTGGTATGCTACTTCCTCAGATTTAGATGCATTCAGTGCTTTGattcaaaatctttatGCCTCTCCTCCTGAGCAAGGTTCTCCTGCTTTGGGCACTTACCCTCATCCCTGTATCCATTTGACTGTTGATACCGATGTGAGCACTCCTTTAAGCATTCAAACTTACCTCTCCTCTCCTGTTGGAATCACCGAAAAACTTGCCGACAGTTGTGCTTTTGTTCCTACTCCTTATAGCATTCGGGACAACGAAGCTATTCGCTCTGGTTTGAAGGCTGTCGCTGCTCCCAAGAACGATCCTTCCCGTATCGCTGGTTTATTTACTGATCTTCAACAATTAAAGCGTTCCACTTTGGAAGTTCTCTCAATGATTGAACGTGTTTCAGACTATGTTCAAAATGTCATTGATGGTTCTTCTCCTGCCAACGTTGCTGTCGGTAGATACTTGGTGAGATGTCTCAGTCTCGTCCCTAGCATCGAGGGACAAGAATTTGagaaaatcttttcttctcaCTTGCAAGACGTCTTGGTTGTTGTTTACCTTGCAAATACCCTCCGTACCCAGATTGATGTTGCCTCACGTTTAAATGTGCTTCCTTAA
- the pre3 gene encoding 20S proteasome complex subunit beta 1 Pre3, whose protein sequence is MATSVTDPLNVDINSIKKGEIRMGTTITALKYNEGVILAADSRTTMGAYIANRVTDKLTQLTDNIWCCRSGSAADTQAVADILRYYLSMYEVQYGITPTVHTAATLASELCYTNKNMLSAGLIIGGYDEKTGGEVYSIPLGGSLHKQPLAIGGSGSAFIYGFCDANFKENMTKEQAVEFLKFAVALAMERDGSSGGTIRMVILNKEGMERKFFAINTENPIPRFNQ, encoded by the exons ATGGCTACTAGTGTAACAGATCCGTTAAATGTTGATATCAACTCCATAAAAAAGGG TGAAATTCGTATGGGTACAACCATTACTGCCCTTAAATACAATGAAGGAGTGATTCTAGCCGCGGACTCTAGGACGACAATGG GTGCTTATATCGCCAATCGCGTGACGGACAAGTTGACTCAACTGACTGACAACATTTGGTGCTGTAGAAGTGGTTCTGCCGCAGATACTCAAGCTGTGGCTGATATTTTGAGATATTATCTATCCATGTACGA GGTTCAATATGGTATTACTCCAACTGTCCACACGGCAGCGACTTTGGCTTCTGAATTATGTTATACAAACAAGAACATGTTGAGTGCTGGTCTCATTATTGGTGGCTATGATGAGAAAACTGGTGGTGAAGTTTACAGTATCCCTCTGGGTGGAAGTCTTCACAAGCAACCCCTGGCAATTGGAGGTAGTGGTTCAGCG TTCATTTACGGTTTTTGTGATGCCaactttaaagaaaatatgacAAAGGAGCAAGCCGTCGAATTCCTTAAATTCGCTGTCGCGCTTGCTATGGAGCGTGATGGCAGCAGTGGTGGTACCATTCGAATGGTTATCTTGAATAAAGAAGGAATGGAGCGTAAATTTTTTGCCATTAATACTGAAAATCCTATTCCCCGTTTTAACCAATAA
- the otg2 gene encoding alpha-1,3-galactosyltransferase Otg2, producing MIFSMLFSNSISTRQAKRYCVFLLASVLFLILTWECLYVYKNSPDIQRSVNSLAGRSPVKPFAFVTMLLASPLKADETNQPVQDWYYNATRLLVYRLSHYPDTKSKFPVIVMVTKGIENWKLEQLKGDGAIVKVVDPLYADDVVDNVNDMAVLDTRWSMMYTKLRIFEMYEYERLCFVDSDILPIRNMDGVFDVREQTSAYLSSFELLNKLRRFLDGKKYTEDFSAYDLRRKDFYPYVFAAVSDPGLWHDTPPEFRDYFNAGLFVFHPSTAHYKRLMTLARFPKLYDNANMMEQSLLNFAYSSAGEFPWEPLDWTYNGVWTRRPDLAYLKNVHGKLWQEEGSMGYDPDTSSLWWRALGEMDHFYKEHNSIEA from the coding sequence ATGATTTTCTCGATGCTCTTTTCGAATTCTATATCTACGCGCCAAGCTAAAAGATATTGCGTCTTCCTCTTGGCTTCGGTGTTATTCCTCATCTTGACTTGGGAATGCTTGTATGTTTACAAGAATAGTCCAGATATCCAACGTTCTGTTAATTCCCTGGCGGGTCGTTCGCCTGTCAAGCCTTTTGCGTTCGTTACCATGCTACTGGCTTCACCTTTGAAAGCCGATGAGACTAATCAACCAGTACAAGATTGGTACTACAATGCAACAAGGTTATTGGTATACAGATTATCGCATTACCCTGACACAAAGAGTAAATTCCCTGTCATCGTAATGGttacaaaaggaattgagAATTGGAAACTGGAGCAGCTTAAAGGTGACGGAGCTATCGTCAAAGTGGTTGATCCCTTGTATGCCGACGATGTCGTTGACAATGTCAATGACATGGCTGTCTTGGACACCAGATGGAGCATGATGTATACTAAATTACGCATCTTTGAAATGTACGAATACGAGCGGCTATGCTTCGTAGATAGCGAcattcttccaattcgAAATATGGACGGAGTATTTGATGTTCGTGAACAAACGTCTGCCTATCTCAGCTCCTTTGAGCTTCTCAATAAGCTACGCAGGTTTTTGGATGGGAAAAAATACACAGAGGATTTTTCTGCTTATGATCTTCGAAGAAAAGACTTTTATCCTTATGTTTTCGCTGCTGTTTCTGATCCTGGCTTGTGGCACGACACTCCTCCCGAGTTTCGAGACTACTTTAATGCAGgcttgtttgttttccatCCATCTACGGCACATTATAAGCGTCTAATGACTCTGGCTAGATTTCCTAAACTGTACGATAATGCAAATATGATGGAACAAagtttattgaattttgcATACAGCTCCGCCGGAGAATTTCCATGGGAACCGCTAGATTGGACCTATAATGGAGTATGGACTCGTAGACCAGATCTTGCGTATTTGAAAAACGTTCACGGAAAGCTTTGGCAAGAAGAGGGAAGTATGGGATATGACCCAGACACATCTTCTCTTTGGTGGCGGGCCCTTGGCGAAATGGATCACTTTTATAAGGAACATAACAGTATAGAAGCCTGA
- the syp1 gene encoding F-BAR domain protein Syp1, whose amino-acid sequence MESLTKTEYVTAVLSNCSPKDSMSLYRQRLEQVRSDNDVLGYWIRERTEIEKQYSMNLHKLAMSMQNTKSQSMSFHDAWQQLEAETLETAKYSNQMTHQMGSQIYKPLVEYYTSSPQTAAVRELAERLTNIANEISPNQGLTKISKSLKSDTLNSRANWDAEAPLAFEKLQNLDEEHLLMLKQVYSSIASLQSDACASHQNLLSKSMEVYMELPIENEIKKFSESAMLVTEPSSNLGTPSSLLSSTEDKPKEHGREGNLKSRVTTLFRRKTIAKNSNRSSPKSPKSPRASKLGNLFGKQGKDPNKESKRLASSPAANSSVPSLSEQSHTSSFARPVHDFRVNHGASEDETEETIRPNVSDRNRLSPSLDRPDLYGQNNISSQKIDKSVQKPEPVIGTERMEKNDTPFSDPGDFEPANPSSPSAIPSTPQIESKQVPGSDKTAIDNVSSTLRRNTSLSRYRSLGRANNSTSTDQLNDLNSLPNLSTLSLQSLNRQESLPGWLPELPKTAGLSAAIVETFSGELTDSGLLHPSCFGTVYLKYTPNIGQFGKIVGIQLASGFPLSIKMQDEERVQPSSSHDCFQLATGKLETPNPALTYDLQLDSVNGARSIPLTVVQKWKHEETASSMIAFVKPNAAWKDLGNTLSLQKLVMTVYLGENIIVKGCQSSPAGEFSRKTSKLKLYFSEITVPSSGFKVLAHFDVSPSTAIRKPVIGLHFTMNDKSNDAGLVKLLERPEFESPNSSHRSVLETAYEQKAVPTFYISQIRDCIFYA is encoded by the exons ATGGAATCGTTGACAAAAACGGAATATGTAACAGCGGTTCTG TCAAACTGCTCTCCGAAGGACAGCATGTCCTTGTATCGGCAAAGGTTGGAGCAGGTTCGTTCAGACAACGACGTGTTGGGATATTGGATTCGTGAGCGTAcggaaattgaaaaacaatacTCGATGAACTTGCATAAATTAGCAATGAGCATGCAGAATACCAAATCTCAATCTATGAGCTTTCATGACGCGTGGCAGCAATTGGAAGCGGAAACGCTAGAAACTGCAAAGTATAGTAACCAAATGACGCACCAAATGGGCTCGCAAATTTATAAGCCACTGGTGGAATACTATACCAGTTCTCCGCAAACTGCAGCAGTTCGGGAACTTGCAGAGCGATTGACAAATATTGCGAATGAGATATCTCCAAATCAAGGGTTAACGAAAATATCTAAGTCTCTAAAATCCGATACGTTAAATTCAAGAGCTAATTGGGATGCCGAAGCCCCTTTAGCTTTTGAGAAGCTACAGAATCTGGATGAAGAACATTTGTTGATGCTTAAACAAGTATATTCTTCTATCGCTAGCTTGCAAAGTGATGCTTGCGCTTCGCATCAGAATCTTCTTTCCAAATCTATGGAAGTCTATATGGAATTACcgattgaaaatgaaatcaaaaagttttccgAATCTGCTATGTTAGTAACAGAGCCTTCATCAAACCTTGGAACACCAAGCTCACTTCTCTCTTCCACCGAGGACAAGCCAAAGGAACATGGTAGAGAGGGCAACTTGAAGAGTCGCGTGACAACCTTGTTTCGTCGAAAAACAATAGCTAAGAATAGCAATAGATCGTCTCCAAAGTCTCCTAAGTCTCCTCGTGCAAGCAAGCTCGGTAATCTTTTTGGCAAACAAGGAAAGGATCCTAACAAAGAGTCTAAAAGATTGGCCTCATCTCCTGCTGCCAACAGTAGTGTTCCTTCTTTGTCCGAACAGTCTCATACATCTTCATTCGCTAGACCCGTACATGATTTTCGAGTCAACCATGGGGCATCGGAAGATGAAACCGAAGAAACTATTCGACCAAATGTGTCAGACAGAAACCGCCTCAGTCCTTCATTGGATCGACCTGATTTGTATGGACAGAATAATATTTCTTCGcaaaaaattgataaaaGTGTTCAGAAGCCTGAACCTGTCATTGGTACGGAACGGATGGAAAAGAACGATACACCATTTTCCGATCCGGGTGATTTTGAACCGGCCAATCCTTCCTCGCCTTCAGCAATCCCTTCGACTCCACAGATTGAAAGCAAGCAAGTACCTGGGAGTGACAAAACTGCAATTGATAATGTTAGCAGCACTCTTCGAAGAAACACCAGTTTGAGCAGATACCGTTCTCTAGGACGCGCAAACAACTCAACTTCAACGGACCAATTGAACGATTTGAATAGCTTACCTAACCTTTCGACATTATCTCTTCAGTCGCTGAATCGTCAAGAGTCACTTCCTGGTTGGCTTCCGGAACTACCGAAGACTGCTGGTTTGTCTGCAGCAATTGTAGAAACTTTTTCAGGTGAACTCACGGATTCAGGTTTATTACACCCATCTTGCTTTGGAACCGTATACTTGAAATACACTCCAAATATTGGCCAGTTTGGTAAGATAGTCGGCATTCAACTTGCATCTGGTTTTCCGTTATCTATTAAAATGCAGGATGAAGAACGTGTTCaaccttcttcttcacaTGACTGTTTCCAATTGGCTACAGGAAAATTGGAAACTCCTAATCCTGCTTTAACTTATGACTTGCAGTTGGATAGCGTCAATGGTGCTCGTTCCATTCCTCTGACTGTTGTTCAAAAATGGAAGCACGAAGAGACCGCTAGCAGTATGATTGCTTTTGTAAAGCCCAACGCGGCATGGAAGGACCTTGGGAACACACTctctcttcaaaaactcGTTATGACTGTGTATTTGGGTGAAAACATCATTGTCAAAGGTTGCCAGAGCTCTCCTGCGGGAGAGTTTAGtagaaaaacaagcaagCTGaagctttatttttctgaAATAACAGTTCCCTCTTCTGGATTCAAGGTGCTTGCCCACTTTGATGTTAGCCCAAGTACCGCCATTCGTAAACCGGTAATTGGTTTGCACTTTACAATGAATGACAAATCAAATGATGCGGGTCTGGTAAAACTGTTGGAAAGACCTGAATTTGAAAGCCCTAATTCAAGCCATAGGTCTGTCCTGGAAACTGCTTACGAACAAAAGGCAGTTCCAACGTTTTACATCTCACAGATCCGTGATTGTATATTTTATGcctaa
- the otg3 gene encoding alpha-1,3-galactosyltransferase Otg3 — MNLWNRAMFISKAFLRSKLLLVAFLIVMNLGLLFVLHVYRNPGYPGSSLVASHLGSHKHGPFYNQTSDNPSRYTYMGLLTLPTSDDDVYFNATRLLVYRLNHHPKTKSQYPVHILVMKGVDQWKIDRLCKDGAKIIMVDRVRTEDLVDEGLSIAPGSNRYEYMFTKLSVFEQTQFDKICILDSDLLIRKNIDDIFKTPYTFTSPEAPDLEQLPLFLKPGDEEESQFGDDFKSYGAAKEEFYPYLVAASDDRNPGHPTPPEPSETFNAGLMLVHPSKLHLHRIKMIARYPFMYDNARMMEQSLLNLAYNAHGWFPWTRIDFSYNGVWITEEDLPYIRAAHGKFWEHDNQEFPPILAAEWSQAFGEMNAFYNYEGGN; from the coding sequence ATGAATCTATGGAACCGAGCAATGTTTATTTCGAAAGCGTTTCTTCGTTCGAAGTTACTTCTTGTCGCATTTTTGATAGTGATGAACCTGGGGCTACTTTTTGTACTACATGTATATCGAAATCCTGGGTACCCAGGCTCTTCTTTGGTGGCTTCTCATCTGGGATCACACAAGCATGGACCTTTTTATAACCAAACTAGTGATAATCCAAGCCGATATACGTATATGGGGCTTTTGACACTTCCAACTTCTGATGACGATGTATACTTCAATGCGACCAGATTGCTAGTCTATCGGCTAAATCATCATcctaaaacaaaaagccaaTATCCAGTTCATATACTTGTTATGAAAGGAGTGGATCAATGGAAAATTGATCGCCTGTGCAAAGATGGTGCGAAAATTATTATGGTGGATCGAGTGCGAACAGAAGATTTAGTAGATGAAGGTCTATCAATTGCTCCAGGAAGTAATCGATATGAGTATATGTTTACAAAGCTGAGCGTTTTCGAACAGACTCAGTTCGATAAAATTTGCATTTTAGACAGTGATTTGCTTATTCGCAAAAACATTGACGATATATTTAAAACACCATATACATTTACATCTCCTGAAGCACCCGATTTGGAACAGCTTCCTCTGTTTTTGAAGCCCGGtgacgaagaagaatctcAGTTTGGGGATGATTTCAAATCGTATGGGGCTGCGAAAGAAGAGTTCTATCCTTATTTAGTTGCTGCTTCTGACGATCGTAACCCTGGCCATCCTACTCCTCCTGAACCATCGGAAACCTTCAATGCAGGTTTGATGCTTGTTCATCCCAGCAagcttcatcttcatcgtATAAAGATGATAGCTCGGTATCCTTTCATGTATGACAACGCTAGGATGATGGAGCAAAGTTTGTTAAATCTAGCGTATAATGCACACGGGTGGTTCCCTTGGACAAGGATTGACTTCTCTTATAATGGGGTTTGGATTACGGAGGAAGATCTGCCTTATATTCGTGCAGCTCATGGAAAGTTTTGGGAGCATGACAATCAGGAGTTTCCTCCTATACTGGCTGCGGAATGGAGTCAAGCATTTGGTGAAATGAATGCCTTTTATAATTATGAGGGCGGTAACTAA